The following proteins are encoded in a genomic region of Candidatus Nitrospira nitrificans:
- the asnB gene encoding asparagine synthase (glutamine-hydrolyzing), whose protein sequence is MCGIAGVIGYDEAALRTMLTRIRHRGPDHFGTMALPNRRGYLGHVRLSILDLDQRSHQPFLSDCRRYALVFNGEIYNFQELRADLEALGHRFRTTSDTEVLLQWMIRYGTAGLAQLEGMFAFCLADRDEHTLLLVRDQIGEKPLYYSFTTLQGSPRFAFASEIKSLLTLGDVDTSLDRIGLLDYLRFLYTAPPHTLYQGIQELPPGHYFKMRLDDRTAPVLHEYYDVESRLGHPDSISFPEAAERFRRLFSQSVQRRLISDVRVGLFLSAGIDSNAILAAMKDVPLQYPLETFTLEYMGQADESRQAKQIAHGRGLTNETISFTQLDFCTTLDRVVALFDQPFGNSTAIVSDMIAAKAAGSCKVCLVGDGGDELLIGYPRYHALTRFAAMQRWPSLVHRALRGLFMGLPETGATAVSVRRAKQFLCTLGKPMAEAFLDWSTYLDTPALSFASGIADARTDFYRQLLATFTRHQADPMRAAAIVDMKSFVPCNLLQSADRTSMAHSLELRTPFLSTILIHGILGLPSRIKVQKQKKALVTVPYAQDLTAAVVRQPKRPFNPPIRAMLRDNLPVLKEYLLSSTARVNTVLEKRFVRQQVEAFETSRRDNSTFLWGLATLERWLQRAA, encoded by the coding sequence ATGTGTGGGATTGCCGGTGTCATCGGCTACGACGAGGCGGCGCTCCGTACGATGCTGACCCGCATTCGGCATCGCGGTCCCGACCATTTCGGCACGATGGCCCTTCCGAACCGGCGCGGCTACCTCGGCCATGTTCGCCTCAGCATCCTTGATCTCGACCAGCGGAGCCATCAACCGTTTCTCTCGGATTGTCGTCGTTACGCACTGGTCTTCAATGGGGAAATTTACAATTTCCAAGAACTGCGGGCGGACCTTGAAGCGCTTGGACACCGGTTTCGTACGACTTCCGATACGGAAGTGCTGCTGCAATGGATGATTCGCTATGGCACAGCGGGCCTGGCGCAATTAGAAGGCATGTTTGCCTTTTGTCTCGCCGATCGTGATGAGCACACGCTGTTGCTGGTTCGCGACCAGATTGGGGAAAAGCCGCTCTACTATTCCTTCACGACGCTTCAGGGAAGTCCGCGCTTTGCATTTGCGTCTGAGATCAAGAGTCTGTTGACGTTAGGGGATGTCGATACATCGCTGGACCGGATCGGCCTCCTGGACTATTTGCGATTTCTCTACACGGCGCCCCCTCACACGCTCTATCAAGGCATTCAGGAGTTGCCCCCGGGTCACTATTTCAAGATGAGACTGGATGATCGGACCGCGCCGGTCCTACACGAATACTACGATGTCGAGTCCCGGCTGGGCCACCCCGACTCGATCTCTTTTCCGGAAGCCGCTGAGCGCTTCCGTCGGCTCTTTTCCCAGAGCGTGCAGCGCCGGCTGATCAGCGATGTGCGCGTGGGTCTATTCCTCAGCGCAGGTATCGATTCGAATGCGATCTTGGCAGCGATGAAGGACGTTCCGCTTCAGTACCCGCTGGAGACATTTACGCTGGAGTATATGGGTCAGGCCGATGAAAGCCGGCAGGCCAAGCAGATTGCCCATGGCCGTGGTTTAACCAATGAGACCATTTCGTTCACGCAGTTGGATTTTTGTACGACTCTTGATCGGGTGGTTGCCCTTTTTGATCAGCCGTTCGGCAACTCGACCGCCATTGTGTCGGATATGATTGCGGCGAAGGCTGCCGGATCATGCAAGGTCTGTCTGGTCGGTGACGGAGGGGATGAGTTGCTGATCGGATATCCACGTTATCACGCGCTGACTCGATTTGCTGCGATGCAGCGCTGGCCCTCGCTTGTGCATCGGGCCTTACGAGGGCTGTTCATGGGGCTTCCGGAGACTGGGGCGACGGCAGTGTCTGTTCGTCGTGCCAAACAATTTCTCTGTACGTTGGGAAAGCCAATGGCTGAAGCCTTCCTGGATTGGTCGACGTATCTTGATACGCCAGCGTTGTCGTTCGCCTCCGGCATCGCCGATGCCCGTACTGACTTCTATAGGCAGTTGCTGGCCACGTTCACCCGTCACCAAGCGGACCCGATGCGCGCCGCCGCTATCGTTGATATGAAATCATTTGTGCCCTGTAATTTGTTGCAGAGCGCGGATCGGACCAGCATGGCGCATTCGCTTGAATTGCGCACCCCTTTTTTATCGACCATTTTGATTCACGGTATTCTCGGTCTTCCGTCAAGGATCAAAGTTCAGAAGCAAAAGAAAGCCTTGGTGACCGTGCCCTATGCCCAGGACCTAACAGCCGCTGTTGTGAGGCAACCAAAACGCCCCTTCAATCCTCCCATTCGGGCTATGCTGAGAGACAATCTGCCCGTCTTGAAAGAGTATCTCCTGAGTTCGACTGCTCGCGTGAATACCGTACTCGAGAAGCGCTTTGTACGCCAGCAGGTGGAAGCGTTCGAGACATCTCGCCGTGACAATTCAACGTTTTTATGGGGCCTTGCTACGTTGGAACGCTGGCTCCAACGGGCGGCCTAA
- a CDS encoding glycosyltransferase family 4 protein — protein sequence MIGGMPPPVGGTTVLFKNLIDGLQQTPSLSVTLINTSRLSQGLVSTCLQGLLSLVKMIHHIASADVVSFHASMQGALLFGPFVHIFCRVFRKKWIFRAFGGCGDEWYQSIGPVRRFLCRSTVFSADAVLLERQSSVRFFRALTKSAVHWYPNSRKIDPAIQRQNGSKPRGGRFVYVGHVKPSKGIPELMEACKLLRTENVRVDVYGPMQEGITESTFDQASVTYCGLLANERVVSTLQGYDALLLPTYWKGEGYPGVILEAYCAGIPVIATRWGGIPEIVTSETGILIEPRDVEGLARAMRQIMTSEALRARLRAGARQKATEFDAEQWTTYFIRLCEGLTAGRRG from the coding sequence ATGATCGGTGGAATGCCTCCTCCCGTCGGTGGAACCACTGTCCTCTTCAAAAACCTGATCGACGGACTTCAGCAGACGCCCTCGCTTTCCGTGACGCTCATTAACACGTCGCGGTTGTCTCAAGGGCTTGTGTCGACCTGTCTCCAAGGCCTTCTGAGTTTGGTCAAAATGATTCACCACATCGCCAGTGCGGATGTCGTGTCCTTTCATGCTTCGATGCAAGGTGCGCTTCTCTTCGGCCCCTTTGTTCATATCTTCTGTCGTGTCTTCAGAAAAAAATGGATCTTTAGGGCTTTTGGCGGGTGCGGCGATGAGTGGTATCAGTCCATCGGGCCGGTTCGACGATTCCTCTGCAGGTCAACCGTATTCAGCGCGGATGCGGTGTTGTTGGAACGGCAATCGTCCGTGCGATTTTTCCGAGCCCTTACGAAAAGCGCAGTGCACTGGTATCCCAATAGCCGAAAAATCGACCCGGCAATTCAACGGCAGAATGGCAGTAAGCCTCGGGGCGGTCGCTTTGTGTATGTCGGGCACGTCAAACCGAGCAAAGGGATTCCAGAACTGATGGAAGCGTGCAAATTACTGCGGACTGAGAATGTCAGGGTCGACGTCTATGGGCCAATGCAAGAGGGCATTACTGAATCCACTTTCGATCAGGCCTCAGTGACCTATTGCGGATTGCTTGCAAACGAGCGCGTTGTATCGACTTTGCAAGGGTATGATGCGTTGCTTCTCCCGACTTATTGGAAGGGGGAAGGTTACCCCGGGGTCATCCTGGAAGCCTATTGCGCAGGGATTCCTGTCATTGCCACCAGGTGGGGAGGGATTCCGGAGATCGTGACGTCGGAGACAGGGATTCTTATCGAACCGCGTGATGTCGAGGGCCTCGCGCGTGCGATGCGGCAGATCATGACTTCGGAAGCGCTTCGCGCGCGGTTGAGGGCAGGCGCTCGGCAGAAGGCGACCGAGTTTGATGCCGAACAATGGACGACGTATTTCATTCGGCTCTGTGAAGGGCTGACGGCAGGACGGCGAGGCTGA
- a CDS encoding glycosyltransferase: MRSRVVFFVPEWPASNSSVLESQVLVVAGFLSRRGVTCLFIGTDRSNPEARRTELHIQNTYGIQARIFGLYAARPNALNLGYTTYKAFTEARHLIKSFAPTHVYSRSFMASMFGRHLAKENNAISIYDVRGVVSEECALAGPLRGVRSWIINLLESHEMTHAARLATVSEKLARHIDHQIGRACAVVIPSCYDPERFSVDRSWRKTMRREMRAGDKDRVLCYSGGTAPWQRIEEILMLFEQVAHLTQHVRFVVLTPDPDAFSGTIASSPHCDRYVVKSCPHHQVARYLSGCDAGIIMRYDTVVNNVASPIKVAEYLACGLPLVMTKGIGDYSDDLPKRDIGLLLDETADLAEQVIRFLARPDFDLLRACASRYAVEHLTLEANWSRYRYLYEIDSESHLERRRA, from the coding sequence ATGCGGTCCAGGGTAGTCTTTTTTGTGCCGGAATGGCCGGCCTCGAATAGCAGCGTCTTGGAGTCGCAAGTGCTCGTCGTCGCAGGATTTCTGTCTCGGCGGGGCGTCACGTGTCTTTTTATAGGAACCGACCGATCAAATCCGGAGGCACGACGAACCGAGCTTCACATTCAAAATACCTACGGTATTCAGGCCAGAATATTTGGGTTATATGCCGCGCGTCCCAACGCGTTGAATTTGGGATACACGACATACAAAGCCTTCACAGAGGCAAGGCATCTGATCAAATCCTTTGCTCCGACTCATGTCTACTCGCGATCCTTCATGGCTTCCATGTTCGGCAGACATTTGGCCAAGGAGAACAATGCAATTTCTATCTATGATGTTCGTGGCGTGGTATCGGAAGAATGCGCGTTAGCGGGGCCTCTCCGCGGCGTACGTTCTTGGATCATCAATTTGCTGGAATCCCACGAGATGACGCATGCTGCAAGACTTGCGACGGTCTCGGAAAAGCTGGCGCGTCATATCGACCATCAAATCGGCCGAGCTTGCGCGGTCGTCATTCCTTCCTGTTATGACCCCGAACGGTTCTCAGTCGATCGAAGCTGGCGCAAGACAATGCGCCGGGAAATGCGAGCAGGAGATAAAGACAGGGTTCTTTGTTATTCAGGCGGCACCGCGCCCTGGCAACGCATAGAAGAAATTCTGATGCTGTTTGAACAGGTCGCTCATCTGACTCAACATGTCCGGTTTGTCGTTTTGACTCCTGATCCGGACGCATTTTCAGGAACAATTGCATCCTCTCCACATTGTGATCGCTATGTTGTGAAATCATGCCCGCATCATCAGGTGGCGCGCTATCTCTCAGGCTGCGATGCAGGGATTATCATGCGATACGACACCGTAGTGAATAATGTCGCCAGCCCCATCAAAGTCGCGGAGTATTTAGCATGCGGACTTCCCCTGGTGATGACGAAAGGAATCGGAGATTACAGCGACGACCTCCCCAAGAGAGACATCGGCCTCTTGTTGGATGAGACAGCTGATCTCGCGGAGCAGGTGATCCGATTTCTCGCACGTCCCGATTTCGATCTGCTGCGCGCATGCGCGTCTCGCTATGCCGTAGAACATCTGACGCTGGAAGCGAATTGGAGCCGCTATCGATATTTGTATGAGATCGATTCGGAATCACATCTCGAACGGCGACGCGCGTGA
- a CDS encoding O-antigen ligase family protein, with the protein MSACEIIGNTGAEERLTAPTHKHESRSTSDMKPLELSWIDVSLLMCLWGLVLVCSVISLGVAAPTVFLLIATILIVRNPSNGLLILLLIFYAPAITVGLPNIFTVTASLVLVRTVLMNPASLAGLLLRPSRVLLWAGVFVLFVTIQTMFSDNIMLALTYYKKYLEGIVLLGILSVSIRSSDDLRRVLSWWAIVAGLATLVKAIHIYMGDDTVLYRTMEKMFANDAFDLEHRIHIRHGGETGRRFLLPGEEPNYTSAGLAFPFAMALAFYRNSRGSSKIFWTVIAGLTAVACVGTYSRSGFLVIALIGGLYLLRGNLAQAVVPLGLLGGVFIAAVTLIPSLHKRIFGIGGAVQEGATGRFDLWQQAIDMWLESPVFGSGMSSFYDRYHGAVHNSYLQVLAETGLVGFLLYLMVIVTAVRIGQRLHAGVPHACDSREIELSAMTRAGLIGFCFMISTVTYQDVKLFWLALGMYAAMFTVSRHATADQPPPIVSHHRIIGEA; encoded by the coding sequence ATGTCTGCATGTGAAATCATAGGCAATACCGGCGCGGAAGAGAGACTCACCGCGCCCACGCACAAGCACGAGTCCCGTTCGACGTCCGACATGAAGCCGTTGGAGTTGAGTTGGATAGATGTCTCGTTGCTTATGTGTTTGTGGGGACTGGTGCTGGTGTGCTCCGTCATCAGTCTTGGTGTCGCCGCTCCGACAGTCTTCTTGCTCATTGCCACCATTCTTATCGTCCGCAACCCCAGCAATGGGCTGCTGATACTACTGTTGATTTTTTACGCTCCGGCGATCACCGTCGGCCTGCCGAATATTTTCACTGTGACCGCGTCCCTGGTGCTTGTCCGCACCGTCCTGATGAATCCGGCTTCGTTGGCTGGTTTGTTGCTGCGACCTAGCCGCGTACTGCTCTGGGCGGGGGTGTTTGTATTGTTCGTCACCATACAAACGATGTTTTCGGACAACATCATGTTGGCGCTGACGTACTACAAGAAATATCTTGAAGGCATCGTGCTTCTCGGCATTCTCTCTGTTTCGATTCGATCATCCGATGATCTCAGGCGAGTGTTGAGCTGGTGGGCGATCGTTGCCGGCCTGGCTACTCTCGTGAAAGCGATTCACATCTACATGGGCGATGATACCGTGTTGTATCGCACCATGGAGAAGATGTTTGCGAATGATGCATTCGACCTTGAGCATCGTATTCACATCCGTCATGGAGGAGAGACCGGTCGGCGATTCTTGCTGCCTGGAGAGGAACCGAACTACACGAGTGCGGGTCTTGCATTCCCCTTTGCCATGGCATTGGCCTTTTACCGCAACAGCCGGGGGAGCAGCAAAATATTCTGGACGGTAATCGCAGGGTTGACTGCCGTCGCCTGCGTGGGGACCTACAGTCGGAGCGGATTTCTCGTGATCGCTTTGATCGGCGGGCTGTATCTCTTACGTGGAAACCTTGCTCAGGCTGTGGTTCCACTGGGACTCTTGGGAGGAGTGTTTATTGCAGCCGTCACACTGATTCCGTCTTTGCATAAGAGAATCTTCGGCATCGGCGGAGCCGTGCAGGAAGGCGCGACGGGTCGCTTTGATCTTTGGCAGCAAGCGATCGACATGTGGCTTGAGTCTCCGGTGTTCGGGAGCGGCATGTCGTCGTTTTACGATCGGTACCATGGGGCTGTTCATAACAGTTATCTCCAAGTATTGGCGGAAACGGGGCTGGTGGGATTTCTGCTGTATCTCATGGTGATCGTTACCGCCGTCCGAATCGGACAACGACTGCATGCAGGCGTTCCGCATGCATGTGACTCTCGGGAGATCGAGCTGAGCGCGATGACGCGGGCGGGACTAATCGGGTTTTGCTTTATGATTTCCACGGTCACGTATCAGGATGTCAAGTTGTTTTGGCTGGCGCTGGGGATGTATGCCGCCATGTTTACGGTAAGCCGTCATGCCACAGCGGACCAGCCTCCGCCCATCGTTTCCCACCATCGGATAATAGGCGAGGCATGA
- a CDS encoding acyltransferase: MDFAKIKKWTFFILYHGVAKHLPISSYPLGQFGQRLRRACCRRLFRRCGHAVNIEHGADFMFGDTIEIGHRSGIGIDAFIRADLVIGRDVMMGPRVTIYGRYHKWDRVDIPMMDQGMGEYDRIMIEDDVWIGANAIILKGVTIGKGAIVGAGAVVKNNVPAYAIVGGNPAKVIRSRISEEVRT; the protein is encoded by the coding sequence GTGGATTTTGCAAAGATCAAGAAGTGGACGTTTTTTATCCTCTACCATGGAGTGGCCAAGCATTTACCCATCAGCTCGTATCCTCTCGGACAGTTTGGACAACGGTTACGCAGAGCTTGTTGTCGCAGACTATTTCGACGATGTGGTCATGCCGTCAATATCGAGCACGGGGCGGATTTCATGTTCGGCGACACAATTGAGATCGGCCATAGGAGCGGGATCGGAATCGATGCGTTCATTCGCGCAGACCTCGTGATAGGGCGTGATGTCATGATGGGACCTCGGGTCACCATCTATGGCCGGTATCACAAATGGGATCGAGTCGATATTCCGATGATGGACCAAGGAATGGGTGAGTACGATCGCATCATGATTGAAGACGACGTCTGGATTGGGGCGAATGCCATCATTCTTAAGGGTGTCACGATCGGGAAGGGCGCGATTGTGGGCGCAGGAGCGGTCGTCAAAAACAACGTGCCTGCGTATGCCATTGTCGGCGGGAATCCGGCGAAGGTTATCCGTTCCAGGATTTCTGAGGAGGTGCGCACCTGA
- a CDS encoding glycosyltransferase family 4 protein: MRVLFLTYPRIGLNRGGLQIQIEETAKALAELGVEVVFYDPWSNQIPDVDLCHVFSIDGSMLSHLERARTLRKPIVISPVFSAFRHGVLLTRIKALLSRSLPGMYSDLTRARHMLDMASQILVLNREEEALLSHAFPDVARKRITIVPNGIDTRFLKGDPALFIQHYGVDRFVLAVGSIEPNKNQLALIRAMQGSDASLVLIGRIHEKYQEYHRQCHEAASKAKVLFIGELRHDDPMLASAFSAATLFALPSFSEVMPLSLYEAALAGCNIIAARSFPLHLDLVPHVARFDPSDIAALSVLIAGELHRPSDNRLQAAASLMASWGEVGRKIATLYRDLLCCQ, from the coding sequence ATGAGGGTCTTATTTCTGACATATCCGCGGATCGGCCTCAATCGCGGCGGATTACAGATTCAGATTGAGGAGACCGCCAAGGCACTCGCTGAACTCGGGGTCGAGGTCGTGTTCTATGATCCGTGGAGCAATCAAATTCCGGACGTAGATCTGTGTCATGTCTTCAGTATCGACGGATCGATGCTGTCGCATCTGGAACGAGCTCGGACGCTACGCAAACCCATCGTTATTTCTCCGGTGTTCAGTGCCTTTCGTCACGGGGTGTTGTTGACGCGAATCAAGGCGCTCCTGTCCCGCTCACTTCCTGGAATGTACAGCGATTTGACGCGCGCTCGACACATGCTGGACATGGCATCTCAGATTCTGGTGTTGAATCGCGAGGAAGAGGCCTTGCTTTCCCACGCATTCCCCGATGTAGCTCGGAAACGCATCACCATTGTCCCGAACGGCATCGACACGCGGTTTCTGAAAGGAGATCCAGCTCTTTTCATTCAGCACTATGGCGTGGATAGGTTTGTCTTGGCCGTGGGCTCCATAGAGCCGAATAAGAATCAATTGGCGCTCATTCGGGCGATGCAGGGATCGGATGCCTCATTGGTTTTGATAGGGCGCATCCATGAAAAATATCAAGAGTATCATCGGCAGTGCCACGAGGCGGCGTCTAAAGCGAAGGTGTTGTTTATCGGCGAGCTTCGCCACGACGATCCGATGCTTGCGTCTGCGTTTTCTGCGGCAACCCTGTTTGCCTTACCGAGTTTTTCTGAAGTGATGCCGTTGAGTCTCTACGAAGCGGCTTTGGCGGGATGCAACATTATCGCCGCTCGCTCTTTCCCGCTGCACCTCGACCTGGTTCCCCACGTAGCCCGATTCGACCCTTCCGACATTGCCGCATTGTCCGTCTTGATTGCCGGAGAATTGCACCGCCCTTCTGATAATCGCCTCCAAGCGGCCGCGTCGTTGATGGCGTCCTGGGGGGAGGTCGGTCGGAAAATCGCCACCCTGTATCGAGATCTTCTCTGCTGTCAGTAG
- a CDS encoding oligosaccharide flippase family protein: MSGGANLLGMAASLITVMVAARLLSQEELGAFFLVMLLAQCTALFGDIGFQNTAIKTLSSLSVTSPNFTHTSRYIMTIAALTALAASLGVICLLPFVTSLWPYQYFHDHAVLAAPVAFLTATTQVSMALLIGARQFRRLSILSAGMETLRAILSIGGLLIGFGVGSLLWGMIISRLIGISLAWAWMPFVFIPQFHHPQRSQIFKFGGWLYGCSMMSVAMVRTADTLLTTYLGPAALAVYSAAMQVPSALQRVFESIRPTLLGYVSSQDNAGTNPQTRLIRIMSALLAVVATGLIWLSSPLMTLLYSEKYAMGVHIMQTLSVWAVFTVINYLYSVILIGNGQSRAAFLLTLPQFVVMLIAATVLVPRYHGFGAALALLVTAFVGNLVGAWLLGADGTERCRLAVGFLRVAVPLLVCLGLVVNVPQSFVIEFGLACLTIVFLVITGALLGDDVKAFRAMLVGLVKRTPTSPAPSGVLLEPASVKRL; the protein is encoded by the coding sequence ATGTCCGGGGGAGCGAACCTGTTAGGGATGGCAGCCTCGCTCATCACCGTTATGGTCGCCGCTCGTCTTTTATCTCAGGAAGAGCTGGGGGCATTTTTTCTTGTGATGCTGCTTGCGCAGTGTACGGCATTATTCGGTGATATTGGTTTCCAGAATACTGCGATTAAAACGCTTTCTTCTTTATCCGTGACTTCCCCGAATTTCACTCACACATCCCGATATATCATGACAATAGCGGCACTGACCGCATTGGCTGCATCTCTTGGCGTGATCTGTCTCTTGCCGTTCGTGACATCGCTATGGCCGTACCAATACTTTCACGACCATGCGGTTCTCGCGGCTCCTGTAGCATTCCTCACAGCGACAACACAAGTTTCGATGGCACTCCTGATCGGGGCGAGGCAATTTAGGAGGCTTTCCATATTGAGTGCCGGGATGGAAACCCTGCGCGCGATTCTGTCCATCGGTGGGTTATTGATAGGGTTCGGTGTCGGCTCACTCCTTTGGGGCATGATCATTTCTCGTCTCATCGGCATCAGCCTCGCGTGGGCATGGATGCCGTTCGTATTTATTCCACAATTTCATCACCCACAACGCTCACAGATCTTCAAATTTGGGGGGTGGTTATACGGCTGTTCCATGATGTCGGTGGCGATGGTGCGGACGGCGGATACCCTCCTGACGACGTACCTGGGACCCGCAGCGCTCGCCGTCTACTCCGCCGCGATGCAAGTGCCGAGTGCCCTGCAGCGAGTGTTTGAGTCTATCCGCCCGACACTGTTGGGGTATGTCTCCTCGCAAGATAATGCCGGGACGAATCCGCAAACGAGGTTGATCCGGATAATGTCGGCGCTCTTGGCGGTGGTCGCCACCGGTCTAATCTGGCTCTCGAGCCCGTTGATGACCCTGCTCTATTCTGAGAAATACGCCATGGGCGTGCACATCATGCAGACGTTGAGCGTGTGGGCGGTTTTTACTGTGATCAACTATCTCTATTCGGTCATCTTGATCGGGAATGGACAATCAAGGGCTGCGTTTCTGCTGACATTGCCTCAGTTCGTCGTCATGCTGATTGCCGCGACGGTCTTGGTCCCGCGCTATCATGGATTCGGCGCCGCCCTGGCATTACTCGTCACGGCCTTTGTCGGCAACCTGGTGGGGGCATGGCTGCTCGGAGCAGACGGGACAGAGCGATGCAGATTGGCTGTGGGGTTTCTCAGAGTCGCAGTGCCGCTGTTGGTCTGCCTCGGCCTGGTGGTGAATGTGCCACAGTCCTTTGTAATTGAGTTTGGCCTCGCCTGTCTGACGATCGTGTTCCTAGTCATCACCGGAGCGTTGTTAGGGGATGATGTCAAGGCATTCCGAGCGATGCTGGTCGGCCTGGTGAAACGTACGCCGACCTCTCCGGCTCCATCGGGCGTACTTCTCGAACCGGCATCCGTTAAACGCCTATGA